In a genomic window of Cyprinus carpio isolate SPL01 chromosome A10, ASM1834038v1, whole genome shotgun sequence:
- the LOC109111319 gene encoding trace amine-associated receptor 13c-like — MKGQYGEQNKLLTGGDSHMAYEIEDHETQYCFPAINSSCIKGKRTRHEYNVLYVFFSLLSAWTVFLNLLVIISISHFKKLHTPTNLIILSLAVADMLIGLVMPIEAIKLIEMCWYFGDTFCRLFYIFIAMLLSASLSNLVLIAVDRYVAVCHPLLYPQKITMTKTLISICLSWFCSSTYSSAFVINNSYFDISRRTYMCYGECYPMVGFAWIVTDLFMCFIFPCILIISLYLRIFYVVHQQVKVINTLMKGDKCVIKGSVRSKSESKAALTLGIIVTVYLLCWIPYYICSISGVSSITINVLTWFVFSNSGLNPMVYALFYPWFKKTVKLILTLKIFQPASSLLNIFTEHKL; from the coding sequence ATGAAAGGACAGTAtggagagcagaacaaactcctaacAGGAGGAGACTCACACATGGCCTATGAGATAGAGGATCATGAGACTCAATACTGCTTTCCTGCCATCAACTCATCATGTATCAAGGGAAAACGCACCAGGCATGAATACaatgttttatatgtgtttttttcattgctgtcagcatggactgtgtttctgaacctgctggtgatcatctccatctctcacttcaagaagcttcacactccaaccaacctgatcattctctctctggctgtggcCGACATGCTTATTGGACTTGTGATGCCCATAGAGGCCATAAAGCTGATTGAGATGTGTTGGTACTTTGGAGACACTTTCTGTAGACTCTTTTACATATTTATTGCGATGCTTCTCTCAGCATCtcttagtaatttagttttaattgctgtTGATCGTTATGTGGCTGTTTGTCACCCTTTACTGTACCCACAGAAAATAACCATGactaaaacattaataagcaTCTGTCTGAGCTGGTTTTGCTCCTCAACTTATAGCTCTGCCtttgtaattaataatagttattttgaCATTTCACGTAGAACATACATGTGTTATGGAGAGTGTTATCCTATGGTGGGTTTTGCTTGGATAGTCACTGATctgttcatgtgttttatttttccttgtatcCTGATAATATCTTTATATTTGAGGATTTTCTATGTTGTACATCAGCAAGTGAAAGTTATAAACACCCTGATGAAGGGTGACAAATGCGTAATTAAAGGTTCAGTGAGAAGTAAATCTGAGAGCAAAGCTGCTCTGACATTAGGAATCATTGTCACAGTTTATCTGCTTTGTTGGATTCCATATTATATCTGTTCCATATCAGGAGTTTCTTCCATTACCATAAATGTTTTGACATGGTTCGTGTTTAGTAACTCAGGTCTGAATCCTATGGTCTATGCTTTATTTTACCCCTGGTTTAAAAAGACAGTTAAACTCATATTaactctgaaaatatttcagcCAGCATCCTCTCTGCTCaatatttttacagaacataaattgtaa